DNA from Methanococcus voltae:
TTATAGAACCATCCGTCATTATCCTTTTTAAGTATGGTTTTTAATAGCTCCTTTACACTATTAATTTGCGTTTCTGTTAACTCCATATCCCTTGTTTTGGTATATCCCGATATATATTTATCATATGCTTGGTCAATATCATCAAAGTACTGACAAAATGATTTTTCGTGAATATTGATGTTAGCATAAATCCCATACTGATTAAGAATATTGTTTATTAAAATGTAATTAAGACTAAAATCGCCTCTTTTGGTATTTTCAATGTTCAGAAGATTCCCTATTTTAATATATATGTCCCCATGTACAGGTAAACTTCCAAAAGTCAAAATCCCACAAAATTTATTTTTTGATTCATTCATCTTTAAAAGACTTTTACCTAAGTCATCAACCACCAATGAATAAGAGGAAAAAACTAAATCGTGCTTCTCAAAATCATTATATAGTTCTACATCGTCCCATCTTTTATTTATAACTGTGATATTGTTGATAACTTCTTCTTTAGCCCTTTTTAATAAGATATTAGACATTCCGGTTGATGGCTCTACAACGGTTATGTGTTTTACAATTTTCGCAAGTGGTATTGTATAAGTACCAGGACCAGGGCCTA
Protein-coding regions in this window:
- a CDS encoding rRNA adenine N-6-methyltransferase family protein encodes the protein MKLDDSTDLINFDWAEYWVKNYAGVSHKSKEDLVDFWDKFSENYAKHILTNENLNKDIKRNVEKFKKVFNLDKNTSILEIGPGPGTYTIPLAKIVKHITVVEPSTGMSNILLKRAKEEVINNITVINKRWDDVELYNDFEKHDLVFSSYSLVVDDLGKSLLKMNESKNKFCGILTFGSLPVHGDIYIKIGNLLNIENTKRGDFSLNYILINNILNQYGIYANINIHEKSFCQYFDDIDQAYDKYISGYTKTRDMELTETQINSVKELLKTILKKDNDGWFYNTESKEAFLWW